The segment GTAAGGTTCTTTTTTGTTTGACAGTCCTTATAAATTGTAGTAATCTAAGTACATAATTAAAACATACCTTGAAGATATGTTTTAAGGTTAAGATTAATTCCTACCATATAGTAGGGAAAGAGGTGGTACAGTGATTGCTATACGAAATGTAACGAAAGAGTTCGACGTTAATAAGCAAAAGGTTACTGCATTATCTGATGTAAACTTTACCATAGAAAAAGGCGACATATTTGGCATTATTGGCTTTAGTGGAGCTGGTAAATCTACACTGCTACGCATGATTAATGCCTTAGAGGTACCTACCTCTGGTCATGTTGAAATAGATGGTGTGAATATCAATGGCTTAAGTTTTAACGAGCTTAGAAAGGTGCGTAAGCGCATCGGCATGGTATTTCAACAGTTCAATTTGTTGAATGCTAAGTCTGTATATGATAATGTGGCGATTCCATTAATTCTAAATAAAGTTTCTAAATCAGAGATTGATAAGAAGGTTAAAACCTTGTTAGACTTTGTTGATTTAGGGGATAAAGCAAATGCCTATCCAGGCGAATTATCAGGTGGTCAAAAGCAGCGCGTTGGCATTGCCCGTGCGTTAGCTACAGATCCATCGATTCTTTTATGCGATGAAGCAACAAGTGCTCTTGATCCAGATACGACAGAGTCTATTCTTCAATTATTGGAGCGCGTTAATCGTGAACTTGGGGTAACAGTTGTTATCGTCAC is part of the Veillonella nakazawae genome and harbors:
- a CDS encoding methionine ABC transporter ATP-binding protein; the encoded protein is MIAIRNVTKEFDVNKQKVTALSDVNFTIEKGDIFGIIGFSGAGKSTLLRMINALEVPTSGHVEIDGVNINGLSFNELRKVRKRIGMVFQQFNLLNAKSVYDNVAIPLILNKVSKSEIDKKVKTLLDFVDLGDKANAYPGELSGGQKQRVGIARALATDPSILLCDEATSALDPDTTESILQLLERVNRELGVTVVIVTHEIDVIQKICNRVVVMEHGKLIESGSVLEVFSKPKHETTKRFVRTVIPDEIPSTVKHTLACDKRPYTILKMHFLGNNTTDNVLYHINKIFDLETSVLFATVTELEHTVLGIFIVQFIGDDLEVGKVKEYLVTQGIEWQEVTL